DNA from Amycolatopsis sp. DSM 110486:
TGCACGCCGTCACCTACCTGGACATGGTGCTGCGCGGCAGACCGGCCAGCCGGACCCCGGAGCAGAGTGTGACGCGGTTGGCCGACTTGGCCGGTATCACGATCCCCGCCGACGGGCGGGAAACCGGGTTTCGGGGGCGGGTGCGTTGCTCGGCATCGTGTCCGGTCTGGTGGTGGGGACGGGTTACGGTGCCATCAGGGCGGCGGGCTGGCGGCCCTCCGCGAGGACGGCCGGAGCGGCCACCACCGTGGGCGCCATCGCCGTGTCGGCCGCGCCGATGGCGGCGATCGGGGTGTCGAACCCGCGCAACTGGTCGCTGTCGGACTGGGTGTCCGACGTGGTGCCACACATCGCGTACGGCTGGGTCATGACGTCGGCTTACGCGGCGATGCTCGACCGCGACGAGTCCGGTTAGCCCGGGCGGACGGGTCTGACCTGGTTCTGTCATCGGCTGCGGAGGAGTTTCCTGACCCCCGCGACGACGAGGCCGCCGGCCAGCACCCAAGCTCCTGCCACGATGACCGGGTCCAGCAGGTGGCGCTTGACGTCCGCGCGTTTCTTACCGACCCGGGATGAAAAGCCGTGGCGGAACTCGCTGGGGAAACCGGTTTCGGTGACGGGGTTGTCCGGGCGGACCGTGGCGAACGAGCTGAGGCGGTGTTCCCACGCGTCGATCCGGTCGGCGGCCAGCAGAAGCAGCCAGTGCGCCGCGCGGGCCTCGCTGTAGGTTTGCGCACCGCGCCGGAGAGACCGCGGGGTGGGTCGCGCGGCCCGCAGGCAGCGCCGGCAGGCGCGGTCGGGGACAGCTCCGGGTACAGCGGGCCGAGGTCGAGGAGGACGGTCCCGCTGCGCGGTCCTCGGCGCAGCGCCTCGCCGGCCTGCTTGTCGAGGAGTGGCGATTCAGGCCGCCGCTGGAGCGCACGGCCATCAGCTCGGGGCGGCCCGGGCCTCCGGCACCGTGCCGGGGATCAGCACGGCCGGCCCGCCGGGACGTCACTACGTATAGTCGCCATGGCGCGACACGACTGCCACAGTCCGTAACGAGCGCCTGTGTGCGGAAACTTATTTTGTAGCCAAGATCGGCTTCCAAGCGGCTTCGCGTCAGGGCGAAGCCGTACTCTGAGGCCATGGCTGACCAGGTACAGCAGAGGCCCGGCGAGTCGAACGGCCAATGGCTGAATCGGCTTGAAGCCCTCCTGGTCGTCCACATGGACCGGGTCACCGGCATGGGCTCAGCCGCTGACGAGGAAGAAGAGAGAATCCGGGCCACCATTGCCGCACTGAAACGCGGTAAGGCACCGACGAACCCCTGACCTGGGGCTTAGGGCCTGGTGGTGAAGGGTTTCGCGCTCGGTGTAGTGCGCTCCGGCGAGCGCCGGAACCGGAGCTTGGCGCAACGCCGAGCCCGACGGCCGCAAGTAGCCGTCGTAGCGGCGCATCCTTCGCCGCACCGCACCGCACCGCACCGCACCGGAACCGGCGCCGGCGGCTCCGTGCTGAGTTCAGCACGGGCTACCGAACCGCGGTGGAGCGCAGCGGCTTCGGGAAGTGCGCGGCGCCGGCGTCCTGGCAGTATGGCGCCCGGGAGCCGGGTGAGCACAACGCGATTCCGCTGCCACCCAACCAGCGAGCGAACCTCGGGCCAAGAAACGACGTCTGGGGCAGCGCGCTCGCCGAAGGCACGGCGAAGCGAGGTCCCGCATTCGGGAAGTCGACGTCGTAGCCTGCCCGCGCCCGCCATCGGCGATGACGTCAGCCATCTCCTCGGCCGCCCGGTACGTAGGCGGCACGCGCGCGCGGCAAACCGTCCAGCGTGCCTCGCTGGTCGCTACGGCTTCGAGCCGATGATCACAGCCAGCCTCGCCGCGTGGCTTCCATCGCGATCTGGAACCGGGTGCGCGCGCCGACGCGGTGCATCAGCTTTGTGACGTGCCGCTGCACCGTGCGCTCGCTCCAGCCCAGCGCGCGCCCGACCGCCTTGTCCGTCAGCCCGGACGCCAGCAGCATCAGCAGTTGCGCCTCGCCGGGCGGCAACGCGTCCGAAGCGCCCGACTGGAACGGCACGCTCCGCGCCCACACCGCCTCGAACAACGCGATCAGCGCGTCCAGCAGCGGCGACGGGTGGATCACGTACGAAGCTGTCAACGCCACGTCCCCGGGGCGCAGCAAGGGAATCATCGCGTACCGGTCGTCCGCGATCGCGAGCTTCATCGGCACCTCGCCGGCGATCCGGGCCTCCTCACCGTGGCGCACACCGACCGCGATGTCGTCGAGGACGCCGCTGAGTTCGAGCGCGCTCTTGTCGTATACGACGCGGTAGCGCACGCCCCGCTCCAGTAGCGCGAGCTCGATGTGGTTCGGCTCCTGGTGCCCGTTCGGCGCGGCATACGGCGGGCGATCGAACCCGCGCATCTGCACAAGGACCTCCTGCTGCACGCACGACCATCGCTCATTGACCTCGTCGCGCCCGGAGATCACCTCCACCAGCTCGCCCGGTTGCGCGAAGCGGGTGCTCGCACGGTAGGCGGCGGTCAACGTCGCGATGTGACGGCGCGTGTCGCGCAGCGCGGCTTCGCGTTCCTGCAGCACGGCCTCGATCGCGCTGTCCGGTGGCACCACGACGAACCGCGCCGGGCGCCCCGCCGAGCGCGTCGCCAGCCCGAGGTCCACGAGCCGCTGCACCGCCCGGCGCACGCTCGCCAGCGGGCGGTGGCAGTCTTCCGCCAGTTCGGCGGCCGTCGCCTGCGTCCGGTGGACGAGCACGTCGTAAACCGCCTCGTCGTCACCGCTGAGCCCGATCGCCTCGAGCACGTCGTTCCTCCCACTGGTCCGGACCACGAAGGCTGTCGGAAACACGACAGCTGACCGGAACTGGCCACCCTGCGAGCTTGTCACGCCCCTGATCACTCCTGCACCGTTTTCCGGTGGCGGGCGCCCACCCCGACGCGCCCGCCACATCTCCCCTGCCAGAGATGACGGAGCGAAGGAGTCTCCCCATGTCCCTGTCCGCCTTGCGGACGCGCGGGCAACGCCTGGTCCTCGCGGTGCTGGTCACCGCCGGGACGCTGGGCGCACTGCCCGCGGCACCGGCGTCGGCCGCCCCCACCGGGCCGGCCCACTCGCCGAAGATCGCCCAGGAACTGAGAACCCGGATGGCCGCGGCCCGGACGGGCCCGGGCACCCGGTTCGAAGCTGCCGTGGTCCTCAAGGACCGCACCGGGCTCACGCGCGCCGACGCACGCCGACAGCTCGCCGATTCGGCCGCCGCCATGCAGGCGCCGGTGGTGAACCTCGTCGACGCGCGCGGCGATCAGGTCGTGAACACCTTCTGGCTCAAGAACATGGTCCTCGTGCGCGCCACGCCGGCCACCCTCGACGCCGTCGCCGCGCTGCCACTGGTCGACCACGTGATCCCGAACTTCACCCTCACCACGCCGACCGAGCCGCCGGTCAAGAAGGTCTCCGCTCGCCAGGCGGGCGAAACGGCGACGTGGGGCGTGCAGAAGATCGGCGCCGACCGCGTGCAACAGGAACGCGGGCTCACCGGCAAGGGTGTGCGCGTGGCGATCCTCGACACCGGCATCGACGCCGAGCACCCCGACCTCGCGGGCAAGCTCGTGACCGACGACCCTGCCGATCCGGAGCACCCCGGTGGCTGGCTGGAGTTCGGTGAGGACGGCACGCCCGTGCACTCCACGCCGCACGACAGCGCCTACCACGGCACCCACGTCGCCGGCACCATCGCCGGCGGCGCCGCGTCCGGCGAGCAGATCGGTGTCGCGCCCGGCGCGGATCTGATGGCAGGCCTCGTGATCCCCGGCGGGTCCGGCACGCTCGCGCAGGTCGTCGCCGGCATGCAGTGGGCGATCGCGCCGTACGACGCCGACGGCAGGCCCGCCGGTAAGCCGGCCGACGTCGTCAGCATGTCCCTCGGCGAAGAGGGCTACGCCGAGGAGATGGTGGAGCCCGCGCGCAACATCTACCTCGCCGGCGCGTTCCCGGCCTTCGCCATCGGCAACGACTGCGTGCCCGGCGGCTCGGCCAGTCCGGGCAACATCTACGAGTCGGTGGGTGTCGGCGCGACCGACGCCGACGACAACGTGCCCGATTTCTCCTGCGGCGGTGTCGTCCACAAGACGGACTGGCAGAGCGCGCCGGAGTCCTGGCCCGCCAGCTACGTCGTGCCCGACCTGTCCGCGCCCGGTCTCGACGTGACGTCGAGCCTGCCCGGCGGCGAGTACGGCAGCCTGAGCGGCACGTCGATGGCCACGCCACACGTCTCGGGCACGGTCGCGCTGATGCGGCAGGTGAACCCCGGCCTCAGCGTGGACGAAACCCTCGACATCCTCGACGGCACGGCATTCTCCGACGACCGCTACGGCGCACTTCCCAACACCCGCTACGGTGCGGGCCGGATCGACGCGTACGCGGCCGTCGCCGAAGCGTCGCTTACCAGCGGCGTCAGCGGCACAGTGACGGCCGACGGGACGCGGGCGCCCCTGTCCGGCACCACGATCACGGTCACCTCGACCGGCCGCAAGGCGACGACCGACGCAGCGGGGCACTTCACGCTCCGCCTGCCGGCCGGCCGCTACGACCTCGCGCTGTCCCGCTTCGGTTACCGCGACCAGCACGTGAGCGCCACCGTCGTGGACGACGCGATCGCCGACCTGAAGATCACGCTCCAGCCGACCCCGCGCGGCACGATCACCGGCCGCGTGACCTTCGGCCCGACGCGTTCGGCGGTGCCCGGTGCCACCGTCCGCGTGCTCGGTGTCCCGGATGAGCTCACCGCGGTGTCCGACCGCAACGGCCGCTACACCGTGCCGAACGTCCCCGAGGGCACCTACGAGGTGTCCGCGTCCGCGCCCGGCATCTCGGCCACCGAGCCTCGGCAAGTCGGTGTCACGGGCAAGAAGTCCCACGCCGGCACGGACTTCGCGTTGCCTCGCCCGGCCGCGACCCAGCGGGTCTCGTTGACCGGGACCGGACAGGAGGTCCACGCGGACGCGTTCTGGCCCGCGCTCAGCGGCGACGGCGGCGTGATCGCCTTCGGCGACCTGGCGCCTGACCTCGTGCCGGGAGACACCAACGAGGACGTCGACGTCTTCGCGCGGGACGCCCGCACCGGGATCGTCGAGCGGATGTCGGTCGCCTCCGACGGTACGGGCGCGAACGCGTGGGCCATCAGCCCCACCGTCAGCCCCGACGGCCGGTACGTCGGTTTCCTCAGCGGCGCCACGAACCTCGTGCCGGGTGACACCAACGGTGTG
Protein-coding regions in this window:
- a CDS encoding helix-turn-helix domain-containing protein — translated: MLEAIGLSGDDEAVYDVLVHRTQATAAELAEDCHRPLASVRRAVQRLVDLGLATRSAGRPARFVVVPPDSAIEAVLQEREAALRDTRRHIATLTAAYRASTRFAQPGELVEVISGRDEVNERWSCVQQEVLVQMRGFDRPPYAAPNGHQEPNHIELALLERGVRYRVVYDKSALELSGVLDDIAVGVRHGEEARIAGEVPMKLAIADDRYAMIPLLRPGDVALTASYVIHPSPLLDALIALFEAVWARSVPFQSGASDALPPGEAQLLMLLASGLTDKAVGRALGWSERTVQRHVTKLMHRVGARTRFQIAMEATRRGWL
- a CDS encoding S8 family serine peptidase, with translation MSLSALRTRGQRLVLAVLVTAGTLGALPAAPASAAPTGPAHSPKIAQELRTRMAAARTGPGTRFEAAVVLKDRTGLTRADARRQLADSAAAMQAPVVNLVDARGDQVVNTFWLKNMVLVRATPATLDAVAALPLVDHVIPNFTLTTPTEPPVKKVSARQAGETATWGVQKIGADRVQQERGLTGKGVRVAILDTGIDAEHPDLAGKLVTDDPADPEHPGGWLEFGEDGTPVHSTPHDSAYHGTHVAGTIAGGAASGEQIGVAPGADLMAGLVIPGGSGTLAQVVAGMQWAIAPYDADGRPAGKPADVVSMSLGEEGYAEEMVEPARNIYLAGAFPAFAIGNDCVPGGSASPGNIYESVGVGATDADDNVPDFSCGGVVHKTDWQSAPESWPASYVVPDLSAPGLDVTSSLPGGEYGSLSGTSMATPHVSGTVALMRQVNPGLSVDETLDILDGTAFSDDRYGALPNTRYGAGRIDAYAAVAEASLTSGVSGTVTADGTRAPLSGTTITVTSTGRKATTDAAGHFTLRLPAGRYDLALSRFGYRDQHVSATVVDDAIADLKITLQPTPRGTITGRVTFGPTRSAVPGATVRVLGVPDELTAVSDRNGRYTVPNVPEGTYEVSASAPGISATEPRQVGVTGKKSHAGTDFALPRPAATQRVSLTGTGQEVHADAFWPALSGDGGVIAFGDLAPDLVPGDTNEDVDVFARDARTGIVERMSVASDGTGANAWAISPTVSPDGRYVGFLSGATNLVPGDTNGVPDAFVHDRKTGKTERVSVGTGGEQANQSSSQPAMTSDDRYAVFLSTATNLVPGDTNGRQDVFLRDRVSGRTELVSAGAGGVSADGDSLEPSVSADGRFVAFESGAENLVPGTANTHRDVFVRDRRAGTTEMIPAPGGAEATQPSISADGRKVAYAISGTEEGFQVYVYDRQTHTNTLVTQALGAAGGANAYTATPRISANGAFVAFFSFATNLVAGDDAFSDVYVRDLHAGTTEKISGGPHSELGDAYSDFPSISTDGKYVAFESAATNLVAGDTNGYSDVFVHDRTPGPEPRFAVSDLAADSHGHPRITAAVKNVGERSGSYTGVLWLDGTVAGEQTVSLGTDRTARLSFDLRNLTSGPHIARLGGLTVSFTAGR